The following coding sequences are from one Gadus macrocephalus chromosome 3, ASM3116895v1 window:
- the dok7b gene encoding protein Dok-7 produces MTDTVVAEGQVKFRDGKKWKTRWVVLRKPSPVADCLSLLVYKDKRKSKDKEKSQYHKERLNVKIEAICGLEPGPGYDGVSYSLSILCLTYSVALGFSSREAASAWEARIRYSLGEGLKLLPSRTFTQCRLSEYIRAVADV; encoded by the exons ATGACGGATACGGTTGTCGCGGAGGGACAAGTCAAGTTCAGAGATGGAAAAAAG TGGAAGACTCGGTGGGTCGTCCTTCGGAAACCGTCTCCAGTCGCAG actgtctgtctctgctgGTGTACAAAGACAAGAGGAAATCCAAGGATAAGGAGAAGAGCCAATACCACAAAGAGAGGCTCAACGTGAAGATAGAG GCGATCTGCGGCTTGGAGCCGGGGCCGGGGTACGACGGCGTCTCCTACTCCCTCTCCATCCTGTGCCTGACCTACAGCGTGGCGCTGGGCTTCAGCAGCCGCGAGGCCGCCAGCGCCTGGGAGGCCCGCATCCGCTACAGCCTGGGAGAAG GCCTCAAACTACTTCCCTCCAGAACTTTTACCCAGTGCCGGCTGTCGGAGTACATcag AGCCGTCGCAGACGTCTGA